Proteins encoded in a region of the Marinobacter arenosus genome:
- a CDS encoding NAD-dependent epimerase encodes MKILVTGTAGFIGSHLAHRLLDRGDEVIGVDNVNDYYDVSLKEARLERLTGKPGFTEVRQDVADRSAMEALFAEQKPERVVHLAAQAGVRYSLENPHAYVDANLVGFMNILEGCRHNNVKHLVYASSSSVYGANETMPFSVHDNVDHPLSLYAASKKANELMAHTYSHLYNLPTTGLRFFTVYGPWGRPDMALFIFTRKILAGEPIDVFNHGHHRRDFTYIDDIVEGVIRTLDHVAEPNPEWTGERPDPGTGKGPYRIYNIGSNNPVELSRFIEIIEERIGKKAEKNLLPLQPGDVPATYANVDDLIADVGYKPGTPVEEGIANFVDWYRDFYRV; translated from the coding sequence TTGAAGATTCTCGTTACGGGAACCGCCGGCTTTATCGGCTCGCATCTGGCCCATCGCCTGCTTGATCGCGGCGATGAGGTCATCGGTGTTGATAACGTCAATGACTACTATGATGTGAGCCTGAAAGAGGCCCGGCTCGAACGATTGACTGGCAAGCCTGGATTCACCGAGGTGCGTCAGGACGTCGCGGACCGGAGCGCCATGGAGGCGCTTTTTGCCGAGCAAAAACCGGAACGGGTTGTGCACCTTGCAGCCCAGGCCGGGGTCCGGTATTCCCTCGAGAATCCTCATGCCTATGTTGACGCCAACCTGGTGGGATTCATGAATATCCTGGAAGGTTGTCGTCACAATAACGTCAAGCACCTCGTATACGCGTCCAGCAGCTCCGTGTACGGCGCTAACGAAACCATGCCGTTTTCCGTGCATGATAACGTGGACCACCCCCTCAGCCTCTACGCGGCCTCCAAAAAGGCCAACGAATTGATGGCTCACACCTACAGCCATCTTTATAACCTGCCCACCACCGGATTGCGCTTCTTCACGGTCTATGGCCCCTGGGGCCGCCCCGACATGGCGCTGTTTATCTTTACCAGGAAGATTCTTGCCGGTGAACCGATCGATGTCTTCAATCATGGCCATCACCGGCGCGATTTCACCTACATCGACGACATCGTGGAAGGCGTGATCCGAACCCTGGATCACGTTGCGGAACCCAACCCCGAGTGGACCGGCGAACGCCCCGATCCGGGCACGGGTAAGGGGCCCTACCGAATCTATAACATTGGTAGCAACAACCCGGTGGAGCTGTCGCGCTTTATCGAAATTATCGAGGAGCGGATCGGGAAAAAAGCTGAGAAAAACCTGCTGCCATTGCAGCCGGGCGATGTCCCTGCCACCTACGCCAATGTTGACGACCTGATCGCAGACGTGGGCTACAAGCCCGGGACGCCAGTCGAAGAGGGCATTGCGAATTTTGTCGACTGGTACCGGGATTTCTATCGCGTCTAA
- the purC gene encoding phosphoribosylaminoimidazolesuccinocarboxamide synthase, translating to MEKREELYAGKAKSVFKTDDPDRFVLVFRDDTSAFDGEKKEQLNRKGMVNNKFNAFIMEKLEAAGIPTHFEGLLSSTESVVKKLDMIPVECVVRNISAGSLCRRLGVEEGQELTPSTYELFLKNDALHDPMVNESLAVSFGWASAEELERMKELTYKVNDVLKALFDDAGMLLVDYKLEFGRSGGDIVLGDEFSPDGCRIWDKETRKKMDKDRFRQGLGDVIETYEEVGRRLGIQFD from the coding sequence ATGGAAAAGCGTGAAGAGCTATATGCCGGCAAGGCGAAATCCGTTTTCAAGACGGACGATCCCGATCGTTTCGTGCTTGTGTTCCGTGACGACACGTCTGCGTTTGATGGCGAAAAAAAGGAACAGCTGAATCGCAAGGGCATGGTCAATAACAAGTTCAATGCGTTCATCATGGAGAAGCTGGAAGCCGCGGGTATTCCGACTCATTTCGAGGGCCTGCTGTCTTCGACGGAATCGGTGGTCAAGAAGCTCGACATGATTCCCGTTGAGTGTGTCGTTCGCAACATCTCTGCCGGTAGCCTGTGCCGACGTCTGGGCGTGGAAGAGGGGCAGGAACTGACGCCTTCCACCTACGAATTGTTTCTCAAAAATGACGCGCTGCATGACCCCATGGTGAACGAGTCACTGGCGGTGAGTTTTGGTTGGGCGTCGGCTGAAGAACTGGAACGCATGAAAGAGCTCACCTACAAGGTGAACGATGTCTTGAAGGCTCTGTTCGACGATGCGGGAATGCTACTCGTGGATTACAAGCTGGAATTCGGTCGAAGCGGCGGTGACATCGTGCTGGGCGACGAGTTCAGTCCGGACGGTTGCCGTATCTGGGACAAGGAAACCCGGAAGAAAATGGACAAGGACCGTTTTCGCCAGGGATTGGGTGACGTGATTGAAACCTACGAGGAAGTCGGACGCCGTCTGGGTATCCAGTTCGACTGA
- a CDS encoding GNAT family N-acetyltransferase yields the protein MKTLRRWLRPLKRWFNRTLRIEAGIFLSKPIEQNNPADKDDSVTVTDMTDMAELRQDLPFSEKEFKRRVREGHRFFELFVDREPVSYNWVACTGATIGILHDLRLRVPENALYLWDGATTPEHRGKGFLSVMINGILQNLSHKTSIAWTAVAVSNKSSRRALAKAGFEPMFTYVSVQLLGRTLLSFVIREGKLAKAQPVFDRLANEPVSV from the coding sequence TTGAAGACTTTACGGCGTTGGTTGCGCCCCCTCAAACGATGGTTTAATCGCACTCTTCGAATCGAAGCGGGCATCTTCTTGTCGAAGCCCATCGAGCAAAACAACCCCGCTGACAAAGACGACTCTGTCACGGTGACCGACATGACGGACATGGCAGAGCTCCGGCAGGATCTGCCCTTCTCCGAGAAAGAGTTTAAACGGCGAGTGCGTGAGGGACACAGGTTCTTTGAGCTTTTTGTAGATCGGGAACCCGTGTCCTACAACTGGGTAGCCTGCACCGGCGCAACGATCGGCATATTGCACGATTTGAGGCTACGGGTACCGGAGAATGCCCTTTATCTCTGGGATGGGGCCACCACCCCGGAGCACCGGGGCAAAGGATTTCTTTCGGTGATGATCAATGGAATTCTCCAGAACCTGAGTCATAAAACGAGTATCGCCTGGACAGCGGTTGCCGTGAGCAATAAATCTTCCAGGCGCGCCCTGGCGAAAGCGGGCTTTGAGCCGATGTTTACCTATGTCAGCGTCCAGCTTCTGGGTCGCACGCTGTTGAGCTTTGTAATCAGGGAAGGAAAGCTGGCCAAGGCGCAGCCGGTGTTTGACCGCTTGGCTAATGAGCCAGTGTCAGTCTGA
- a CDS encoding TIGR04219 family outer membrane beta-barrel protein, giving the protein MRKLMVVACSSLMLSAPLTQADVVGLGANVSYWDSDLSGQATDNGDVVDVENDLNLDSDSNANASLYFEHPVPVLPNVRLNYTLIEQTGRGQLGADFGGIVVGSGVDVRSDLDLEQLDLTLYYEVLDNWVNLDLGLTARDLDGELNVREIGGTQASKTQVDAVLPMGYVAARFDLPLTGVSVGAEGNFVSYSGDSLHDFNAYGQFEIAVLQLRAGYRQMSIDYEDDDESLDVEIDGPFISAGVVF; this is encoded by the coding sequence ATGCGTAAATTGATGGTTGTCGCCTGCAGTTCTCTTATGTTGTCAGCACCGCTGACTCAGGCCGATGTGGTAGGGCTTGGCGCGAACGTCAGTTACTGGGATTCCGACCTGTCCGGTCAGGCCACCGATAATGGCGACGTCGTTGATGTCGAGAATGATCTCAATCTGGACAGCGACTCCAACGCCAATGCCTCACTCTATTTCGAGCATCCGGTTCCCGTTTTGCCAAACGTTCGCTTGAACTACACTTTGATTGAGCAAACGGGCCGTGGTCAGTTGGGTGCTGATTTTGGCGGTATTGTTGTGGGCAGCGGCGTGGACGTCCGATCAGACCTCGATTTGGAGCAGTTGGACCTCACCCTCTATTACGAAGTGCTTGATAACTGGGTCAATCTTGACCTGGGTTTGACCGCCCGAGATCTGGATGGTGAACTGAACGTCCGGGAGATCGGTGGAACTCAGGCCAGCAAGACTCAAGTGGATGCGGTGCTGCCTATGGGCTATGTGGCCGCCCGCTTTGACTTGCCGCTGACGGGTGTGTCGGTTGGTGCAGAGGGCAACTTCGTCAGCTACAGTGGCGACTCACTGCACGATTTCAACGCCTATGGCCAGTTTGAGATAGCGGTGCTTCAACTGAGAGCCGGGTATCGTCAGATGTCTATCGACTACGAAGATGACGACGAAAGCCTGGACGTGGAAATCGACGGACCGTTCATCAGCGCGGGCGTTGTGTTCTAG
- the bamC gene encoding outer membrane protein assembly factor BamC: MPVLEGTRSTPLFSTKAIASGLLLMTALSGCSLIEDRSERYVSAEEGKPLELPASAEKSRFSQVMPIRDVAVADASKMYPSDIPSPPDMTSEILEENYVIEELDGRVWLLVNDVPGRIWPAANAYMSDRGLGVGYDSPQLGLLQSELLNFSKRARQLADLPDQPGVEEPRVVLQMRMAPGVRRKTTEIQVRKVIVDGQPEELVSWSGTSSPTPDAVEVQKRVLNDLGTFLKAREENKSFSRAASGMVSDPLVKLVSEGDEAVAIRMNLDYGRSWAELSRALTEAGIAVVDLNRSEGWFYVDFRTEDERDSGWFDWFSDEDKPEHTHTINLAERDNELVITAERLTSYDGENSVPDLLTQLFDYLY; encoded by the coding sequence ATGCCGGTTCTTGAAGGAACCCGTAGTACCCCGTTGTTCTCGACCAAGGCTATCGCATCCGGACTGTTGCTGATGACAGCGCTGTCCGGATGTAGCCTGATAGAAGATCGTTCCGAACGTTACGTTTCCGCAGAAGAGGGCAAACCGCTTGAGCTCCCGGCCAGTGCGGAGAAGTCCCGCTTCAGTCAGGTGATGCCCATTCGCGATGTCGCGGTCGCTGACGCCAGCAAAATGTACCCTTCCGATATCCCAAGCCCGCCGGACATGACGTCTGAAATTCTCGAAGAGAATTACGTCATCGAAGAGCTCGACGGTCGCGTCTGGCTGCTCGTCAATGATGTTCCGGGCCGTATCTGGCCGGCAGCGAATGCGTATATGTCCGATCGGGGGCTCGGTGTTGGCTATGACAGCCCCCAGCTCGGGCTACTGCAAAGCGAACTGCTGAATTTCAGCAAGCGGGCCCGACAGTTGGCCGACTTGCCGGATCAGCCCGGCGTTGAGGAGCCGAGAGTTGTGCTCCAGATGCGCATGGCGCCGGGCGTACGCCGAAAGACGACTGAGATTCAGGTTCGAAAGGTCATCGTTGACGGCCAGCCTGAAGAGCTCGTCTCCTGGTCGGGCACCAGTAGCCCGACGCCTGACGCTGTAGAGGTGCAGAAACGTGTGCTGAACGACCTCGGGACTTTCCTCAAGGCCCGTGAAGAAAACAAGTCGTTCTCTCGAGCCGCGTCCGGGATGGTCAGCGACCCCCTCGTAAAACTGGTGTCCGAAGGTGACGAGGCCGTCGCCATCCGCATGAACCTTGATTACGGTCGCTCCTGGGCAGAACTGAGCCGGGCGTTGACCGAGGCCGGGATCGCTGTGGTTGACCTCAACCGGAGCGAAGGCTGGTTCTACGTGGATTTCCGCACGGAAGATGAGCGTGACTCGGGCTGGTTTGACTGGTTTAGCGATGAGGACAAGCCGGAACACACCCACACGATAAACCTCGCAGAACGTGACAATGAACTGGTTATCACGGCCGAGCGTCTGACCAGTTACGACGGAGAGAACTCCGTGCCCGATCTTCTGACACAATTGTTTGACTATCTATACTGA